One window from the genome of Solea solea chromosome 13, fSolSol10.1, whole genome shotgun sequence encodes:
- the phactr4b gene encoding phosphatase and actin regulator 4B isoform X3 translates to MENRDDENEQHHSTMVGEEGTTGDSTPPPKRKGKFSTLGKIFKPWKWRKKKSSDKFKETSEELERKMSTRRTRQELIEQGVIKEVSDNVTDADSQSIKQPCVKNGHTLPVTTGVGGGGGGGGGGVVSGRSPCNQGKLSSESDFRMNPSWLIHPDDRKGCPPSDGDHWGTLCARGTGAHENGRRGGGMGMRTHGEGEWKPNMVWQGQIHSQMEEGRRGIRLHPEDGQKRPGLQKTPSEDGRRSRPVEANWKPVLPRHASAEEGRAHRESDSHFVPDPEALRSTLREPLPPKQPVMPPKWLMSSTPEPDGEGAPRTPCNHPGAKYSSPSATSAAASKAARCVSSAGVSTQQSSSATSTSQATKQPPLPPPKPVNRNNATMLVSALHGGENAQLPLYWSCWKRECDYDVYLSLPVYLCRRAGGLRSGDFTQASGGASLVPAKPSPPMPPKRTTPVTKRTTEDSSASSHPIIPSPLSLEDHSSLSVGFQLPPPPASPPLPSHRPPSPPRQHIHTHHLHHQHSYPHPLPQPIPMLFDPPSPINESPQRPAPVPLHIMIQRALSSPGPAQPHPDGSQRAHALLFETPQEYQGDRGRPLPVSIQPLKLSEDDYSEEEDLEDDDDDDDEEEEEYDGEIPQPELEPRSRRCFVGDAGVCVIPRGNSSEEEEDEEEYEDDDHDLHRDDSDSDGPVLHRDEDSDEEDEPPPSALANKVRRKDTLALKLSSRPCAPNRDRFLQDRSCRDDQPPGQTGLTWQSREQWEAIRTQIGTALTRRLSQRPTAEELEQRNILQPKNHADRQAEVREIKRRLTRKLSQRPTVAELQARKILRFHEYVEVTDAQDYDRRADKPWTKLTPADKAAIRKELNDYKSMEMEVHEESRIYTRFHRP, encoded by the exons TTACAGATGCTGATTCACAAAGCATCAAGCAGCCCTGTGTGAAGAACGGCCACACTCTGCCTGTGACCACTGGGGTCGGAggcggaggtggaggtggaggtgggggagTTGTCAGTGGCAGGAGCCCATGCAACCAGGGCAAACTCTCCTCAGAGTCAGACTTTAGGATGAACCCATCCTGGCTCATCCATCCAGATGACCGTAAGGGTTGCCCTCCATCAGACGGAGACCACTGGGGGACTCTGTGTGCCAGAGGTACAGGAGCGCATGAAAATGGGCGGCGAGGTGGAGGGATGGGCATGCGTACACATGGTGAGGGTGAGTGGAAGCCTAACATGGTCTGGCAGGGCCAGATTCACAGTCAGATGGAGGAGGGCAGACGTGGAATCCGACTTCACCCCGAGGATGGGCAGAAGAGGCCTGGACTGCAGAAGACCCCATCTGAGGATGGCAGAAGGAGCAGGCCCGTGGAAGCCAACTGGAAACCTGTGCTTCCTCGACACGCATCTGCAGAGGAGGGAAGGGCCCACAGAG aGTCAGATAGCCATTTTGTGCCTGACCCTGAAGCCCTGCGGAGCACCCTGCGTGAACCTCTGCCACCTAAACAGCCTGTCATGCCTCCAAAGTGGCTGATGAGCTCCACCCCTGAACCTGACGGCGAGGGTGCGCCTCGCACCCCGTGCAACCACCCCGGGGCCAAGTACTCCTCTCCCTCCGCCACCTCGGCTGCAGCGTCCAAAGCCGCTCGCTGCGTCTCCTCTGCAGGTGTGTCCACTCAGCAGTCCTCATCTGCAACCTCCACCTCTCAGGCCACCAAGCAGCCGCCTCTGCCTCCACCCAAGCCGGTGAACAGGAACAACGCCACGATGTTGG TCTCCGCCCTGCACGGGGGAGAGAATGCTCAGCTTCCCCTCTACTGGTCCTGCTGGAAGCGAGAGTGCGACTATGATGTCTACCTGTCCCTGCCCGTCTACCTTTGCCGACGGGCTGGAGGCCTGCGCTCAG GTGACTTCACCCAAGCCAGTGGAGGTGCCAGTCTTGTGCCAGCCAAGCCTTCTCCACCGATGCCCCCCAAGAGGACGACCCCTGTCACCAAACGTACTACAGAGGATTCCTCTGCTTCAAGCCATCCCATCATCCCCTCGCCTCTCTCTCTGGAGGATCACAGCAGCCTCTCTGTGGGCTTCCAGCTGCCTCCCCCTCCTGCCTCTCCTCCCCTTCCATCTCACAGACCACCTTCTCCACCCCGCCAACATATACAcacccaccacctccaccatcaGCACTCCTACCCGCACCCGCTGCCACAACCCATACCCATGCTGTTTGACCCACCGAGCCCCATCAATGAGTCGCCCCAGCGCCCGGCTCCTGTCCCGCTGCATATCATGATCCAGCGAGCTCTGTCCAGTCCCGGCCCGGCTCAGCCACATCCAGACGGCTCACAGCGTGCACATGCTCTGCTTTTTGAAACCCCTCAGGAGTACCAAGGAGATCGCGGTCGACCCTTGCCTGTCAGCATCCAACCACTGAAACT ATCTGAAGATGACTATTCAGAAGAGGAAGACCTAgaggacgacgacgatgatgatgatgaagaagaggaggagtacGATGGCGAGATCCCCCAGCCGGAGCTGGAGCCACGGAGTCGCCGGTGCTTCGTTGGTGATGCTGGTGTTTGTGTTATCCCAAGGGGAAAcagcagcgaggaggaggaagatgaggaagagtaTGAGGACGATGACCATGACCTGCACCGGGACGACAGTGACTCAGATGGCCCTGTGCTTCATAGAGATGAAGACTCggatgaggaggatgaaccCCCACCTA GTGCCCTGGCCAACAAGGTGAGGAGGAAGGACACACTGGCTCTGAAGCTGAGTAGCCGTCCCTGTGCTCCAAACAGGGACAGGTTCTTGCAGGATAGGAGCTGCAGAGACGACCAGCCTCCGGGACAGACTGGCCTCACCTGGCAGAGCAGGGAGCAGTGGGAGGCCATTCGCACACAGATCGGCACTGCACTCACAAG ACGACTTAGCCAGAGACCCACAGCTGAGGAGCTCGAGCAAAGAAACATCCTTCAGC CCAAAAATCACGCCGACAGACAAGCTGAAGTTAGAGAGATCAAGAGGCGGTTGACCAGGAAG CTGAGTCAAAGACCCACTGTCGCAGAATTGCAGGCCAGAAAAATCCTGCGTTTTCATGAGTACGTGGAAGTAACGGATGCTCAAGACTACGATCGGAGAGCAGACAAGCCGTGGACTAAACTGACTCCTGCTGACAAG gCTGCCATCCGGAAGGAGCTTAACGATTATAAGAGCATGGAAATGGAGGTTCACGAAGAGAGCAGAATTTACACAAG gTTCCATCGACCTTAG
- the rcc1 gene encoding regulator of chromosome condensation, whose translation MPARKSATKRKPETILKDETDSKKVKVSHRSHGKEAGEVLILGQGDVGQLGLGEDIIERKKPAHVPLPEKVVQVIAGGMHTVCLSDTGHVYTFGCNDEGALGRDTAGLGTEMVPGKVTLEEKVIQVSAGDSHTAALTEDGKVYLWGSFRDSNGVIGLLEPMNTSVVPLYVDMPEPVIKIASGNDHLVLVTLSGDLYTSGTAEQGQLGRVSEHFSDRGGRKGLARLLKPQVVKFKRKVHFTDAFCGSYLTIAVSTDGHVYGFGLSNYHQLGTKSIKMCFEPVKLTCFKNSTTSWVDFSGGQHHTVCLDAEGQVYSLGRADYGRLGLGQGAEEQSEPTPVKGMEPARSVACGTAVSLAVTKEGSVYAWGMGTNLQLGTGEEDDALSPVKMTGKQLENRAVLMASSGGQHTVLLVKDKQES comes from the exons ATGCCTGCTAGAAAGAGTGCCACCAAGAGAAAGCCTGAGACTATTCTCAAGGATGAAACAGATTCCAAGAAAGTGAAAG TTTCCCATAGAAGTCATGGTAAGGAGGCAGGTGAGGTTCTTATCCTGGGCCAGGGTGATGTAGGACAGTTGGGTCTGGGCGAAGACATCATTGAGAGGAAAAAGCCAGCCCATGTGCCCCTGCCAGAAAAAGTTGTGCAGGTGATTGCTGGAGGCATGCACACAGTGTGTCTCAGTGACACTGGACAT GTGTATACATTTGGCTGTAATGATGAAGGGGCCCTTGGCCGTGACACAGCAGGGCTGGGGACTGAGATGGTTCCAGGAAAGGTGACACTGGAGGAGAAGGTGATCCAGGTGTCAGCAGGAGACAGTCACACAGCTGCACTCACAGAGGATGGAAAAGTTTACCTCTGGGGCTCCTTCAGG GATAGCAATGGTGTTATAGGCCTCCTGGAGCCTATGAACACATCTGTTGTTCCACTCTATGTCGACATGCCAGAACCTGTTATCAAAATAGCATCTG GTAATGATCACCTGGTACTGGTAACACTCAGTGGAGATCTTTATACATCAGgaacagcagagcaggggcaaCTGGGAAGAGTCTCTGAGCACTTTTCAGACAGAGGAGGCAGGAAAGGCCTCG CACGTCTGCTGAAACCACAGGTGGTCAAGTTCAAACGGAAAGTTCACTTCACCGATGCCTTCTGTGGGTCATACCTCACTATAGCTGTATCGACAGACGGACATGTGTATGGATTTGGCCTCTCCAACTACCACCAGCTTG GCACAAAAAGCATCAAGATGTGTTTTGAGCCAGTAAAACTCACCTGCTTCAAGAACTCAACCACCTCCTGGGTTGACTTCTCTGGAGGGCAACATCACACTGTCTGCCTTGATGCTGAAG GGCAGGTTTATAGCCTGGGTAGAGCAGATTATGGTCGCCTTGGTTTGGGCCAAGGGGCTGAAGAGCAGAGCGAACCCACACCTGTGAAGGGGATGGAGCCGGCCAGGAGTGTGGCATGTGGGACGGCTGTGAGCTTGGCGGTCACTAAAGAAG GATCGGTGTATGCCTGGGGCATGGGCACCAACTTGCAACTTGGCACAGGGGAGGAGGATGACGCGTTGAGTCCAGTAAAGATGACAGGCAAACAGTTGGAGAACCGTGCAGTACTGATGGCCTCCAGTGGAGGGCAGCATACAGTCCTGCTGGTCAAAGACAAGCAGGAGAGCTGA